From Triticum aestivum cultivar Chinese Spring chromosome 4A, IWGSC CS RefSeq v2.1, whole genome shotgun sequence, a single genomic window includes:
- the LOC123082932 gene encoding probable indole-3-pyruvate monooxygenase YUCCA11 translates to MENVVVLIVGAGPAGLAIAACLSQFSIPYVIVERESCSASLWRNRAYDRLKLLLAKEFCKSYFGMNVLVVGSGNSGMEISYDLVAHGANTSIIIRSPIHVMTKELIRLGMTLARRLPLNLVDTLLVMAANLIFGDLSRYGIRRPKMGPMILKSETGQSAVIDVGTVGLIKKGIIKVQGSISKIMGDIVEFQCSKKISFDAIVFATGYKSTANIWLNNGENMLNGNGLPIKEYPNHWKGENGLYCAGLGRRGLAGIAVDVKNIASDIKSVIGTMSG, encoded by the exons ATGGAGAATGTTGTAGTGTTGATTGTTGGCGCTGGGCCAGCAGGCCTTGCAATAGCAGCATGCCTTAGCCAATTCTCAATTCCCTATGTCATTGTCGAGCGTGAAAGTTGTAGTGCATCGCTTTGGCGCAATCGCGCCTACGATCGCCTCAAGCTACTTCTTGCAAAGGAGTTCT GCAAGAGCTATTTTGGCATGAATGTATTGGTCGTTGGATCTGGCAACTCTGGAATGGAAATTTCTTATGACCTTGTGGCCCATGGTGCCAATACATCAATCATTATACGAAGCCCG ATTCATGTAATGACAAAGGAATTAATCCGGTTGGGGATGACACTTGCTCGCCGTCTTCCACTGAATCTAGTGGATACCCTCCTTGTGATGGCGGCGAATTTAATATTTGGAGACCTATCGAGGTATGGCATCAGAAGGCCAAAAATGGGTCCAATGATTCTCAAGTCAGAAACCGGCCAATCCGCTGTTATTGATGTTGGCACTGTTGGGTTAATCAAAAAAGGTATCATCAAA GTACAAGGGAGCATTAGTAAGATCATGGGCGATATAGTTGAATTTCAGTGCAGTAAAAAAATATCATTTGATGCGATTGTGTTTGCAACTGGATACAAAAGCACAGCAAATATATGGCTCAAT AATGGTGAGAACATGTTAAATGGCAATGGGTTGCCCATCAAAGAATATCCGAATCATTGGAAAGGTGAAAATGGGCTCTACTGTGCTGGGTTAGGAAGGAGAGGATTGGCTGGTATTGCAGTAGATGTCAAGAATATCGCCAGTGACATCAAATCAGTGATAGGCACTATGTCCGGCTAA